The uncultured Desulfuromonas sp. genome contains the following window.
CTGCAACAGATGAATGATGTCGAATCCCGCGAGCGTCTGACACAGCTGGTGCGTGACTTATACGGGCTGGAGCTGGATCTGAAAATTCAGGCGCTGACCAATGACGCTTCCGGGCCGCCGTCTCTGGTCGAAACGAAAAAAAAAAAGGAGAGTGACCGCGAGCGACGCTTGCGTGAAGACGCTCTGACCCACCCGACGGTGAAGAGGGCAATTGAAATATTTTCCGGTGATATTGAGTCGGTGACCCCGATTGATAAAGGTTTTGTTTAACGTTTAAAAGGAGAGAATGATGGCAAAAGGGTTAGGAAACATGATGAAGCAGGCCCAGCAGATGCAGCAGAAAATGGCGCGCATCCAGGAAGAGGTGGCCAAGCAGGAGATCGAAGCCAGCGCCGGTGGCGGAATGGTTACCGTGGTGGTGAATGGCAAGCAGGAGATTTTGTCGATCAAGATTGATCCGAATGTTGTTGATCCTCAGGATGTTGATATGTTGCAGGATCTGATTCTGGTGGCGACCAATGAAGCGGTTCGCAAAAGCCAGGATATCATGCAGCAGGAGATGTCGAAATTGACCGGCGGGATGAATATCCCCGGTCTGTTTTAACGCCGTTCCATATGGATTTAAAACATCAGCCACTGTCGCGCCTTTAGCCGATAGTGGCTTTTGTTTTTGTGTTTTCAGCGAGTTAATGTCGTGTTTACCGAAGGTATTTTCTTTGGCACACGATATGGTAAAATACGTTTTAAGTTTTATTTTTGCTGAAAAAAGTACACTTTCCTTAAAAAATAGAACGCTATTTTAAATTGTTGGATTTTCTGAGGACTTCATGCTAGACTCAATTCCCTCATTGAACCGATTGATCGTGGAGCTGGGAAAGTTCCCCGGTATCGGGCGTAAAACAGCAACCCGACTTGCTTTTCACGTGATGCAGCAGTCGGACGAGCAGTCACAGGCTCTGGTCGAAGCCATTCAGAATCTGAAACAGCGTGTTCAGTTTTGTTCGACCTGCTTTCATGTGACGGAGCAGGATCCCTGTGTGTTGTGCACCAGCACCAGTCGTGACGACAGCCTGCTGTGTGTGGTGGAGCAGCCGCAGGATCTGATGGCCATAGAACGCGGCCACAGTTACCGCGGGCGTTACCATGTGCTGCATGGCGTGCTGTCACCGCTTGATGGTGTCGGCCCGGATGATTTGAAGATTGCCGAGCTGATTGAGCGGGTGCGGCAGGGAAACTTCAACGAGGTGATCGTCGCCACCAATTTCTCCATTGAGGGGGAAGCAACGGCTCTGTATTTGAGCCGATTGTTGCAGCCGTTTGGGGTGCGGATCACACGGCTGGCTCATGGCATTCCTATGGGCAGCGATCTTGAGTATGTTGATGATGCGACTGTCGGGCGCGCGATTGAAGGTCGTCGCGATTTGTAAGGCAGTCGATTGCATGTGAAGTGATGAAGGACATATCTGGTTTGACGGATCAGCGTTGATCGTCGAAGTTTTTGACACCATTAAAAGGAGGAACACATGTCGCGTAAGATGGTAAACATCGATGGCAATACCGCCGCGGCTCATGTCGCTCATGCGACCAATGAGGTCGTTGCGATTTATCCCATCACCCCGTCTTCGGTTATGGGTGAAATTTCCGACGCCAAAAGTGCGGCGGGCGAGAAAAACATCTGGGGGACGATCCCCAAAGTTGTTGAGATGCAATCCGAAGGCGGTGCTTCCGGTGCTGTCCACGGTGCTCTGCAGGCTGGTGCGCTGACCACGACCTTTACCGCGTCGCAAGGTCTGTTGCTGATGATCCCCAACATGTACAAGATTGCCGGTGAGTTGACCTCAACGGTTTTTCATGTTTCAGCCCGTGCCATTTCGGCTCAGGCGCTGTCCATCTTCGGCGACCATTCCGACGTCATGTCCTGCCGCCCCTGCGGCTGGGGTATGCTGTGCTCCAACACCGTTCAGGAGGTCATGGACTTTGCTCTGTTGGCTCAGTCCACCACCCTGCGCACGCGCATCCCCTTCCTGCACTATTTTGACGGCTTCCGCACGTCCCACGAAGTTCAAAAGGTTGAAGAACTGACTCAGGATGATATGCGTGCCTTGATCGATGACGACCTGGTACGTGCCCATAAAGCGCGTTCCCTGTCTCCGGATCATCCGGTACTGCGTGGTACGGCTCAAAACCCGGACGTGTACTTCCAGGGCCGTGAGACCGTCACCAAGTTTTACGAGTCGATTCCTGACGTGCTGCAAGGCGAAATGGATAAGCTGGCCAAGCTGGTCGGTCGTCAGTACAAGCTGGTCGATTATGTTGGTGCTCCCGATGCCGAGAAGGTGATCATCGTTATGGGGTCCGGTGCCGACACGGTTGAAGAGCTGGTCGAGCATATGGCGTCTCAAGGTGAGAAGGTTGGTGTTCTCAAGGTGCGTCTGTTCTTGCCGTTCCCGACCAAGGCTTTTGCTGAAGCCATGCCGGCTTCCGTTAAGAAGATTGCTGTTCTTGATCGTACCAAGGAGCCCGGCTCCCTGGGTGAGCCTCTCTACCAGGCGGTACGTACTGCCATTGGCGAAGCCATGGAAGAAGGCATCTACAAAGGCGACGGTTACCCGAAAGTTGTCGGCGGCCGTTTCGGCCTTGGTTCCTACGAGTTTACTCCGGGTATGGCCAAGTCCGTGTTTGACAACCTCGATGCGGCGAAGTCCAAGAACCATTTTGTCGTTGGTATTAAAGACGATGTGACCGGCAACAGCCTCGATTTCGATCCCAACTTCAAAGTGCCTTCCGACTGCTACGCGGCGATGTTTTACGGTCTGGGTTCAGACGGTACGGTTGGTGCCAATAAAAACTCCATCAAGATTATCGGTGAGACCACGGACAATAAGGTTCAGGCCTACTTTGTCTATGACTCCAAAAAAGCGGGCAGCATGACCACCAGTCACCTGCGTTTCGGTAAGAAGGCCATCAAGTCGCCTTACCTGATCGACAGTGCTGATTTTATCGCTTGCCATAACTTCTCTTTCCTCGAGAAGTACGACATCCTCAGCAACATCAACGAGGGTGGCACCTTCCTCCTCAACAGCCCCTACGGCAAAGATGAGATCTGGAATAACATTCCC
Protein-coding sequences here:
- a CDS encoding YbaB/EbfC family nucleoid-associated protein yields the protein MMAKGLGNMMKQAQQMQQKMARIQEEVAKQEIEASAGGGMVTVVVNGKQEILSIKIDPNVVDPQDVDMLQDLILVATNEAVRKSQDIMQQEMSKLTGGMNIPGLF
- the recR gene encoding recombination mediator RecR — protein: MLDSIPSLNRLIVELGKFPGIGRKTATRLAFHVMQQSDEQSQALVEAIQNLKQRVQFCSTCFHVTEQDPCVLCTSTSRDDSLLCVVEQPQDLMAIERGHSYRGRYHVLHGVLSPLDGVGPDDLKIAELIERVRQGNFNEVIVATNFSIEGEATALYLSRLLQPFGVRITRLAHGIPMGSDLEYVDDATVGRAIEGRRDL